One segment of Ipomoea triloba cultivar NCNSP0323 chromosome 12, ASM357664v1 DNA contains the following:
- the LOC115998821 gene encoding uncharacterized protein LOC115998821, giving the protein MESKVDESLEETHVANGSSLSVNDVSFASKSRKNPIMENTETANLISMNSSYASLSENSDHKPSTRSPDVPGTSDVFMVPKMEGPKASEDPDDSMSGIVTGGETRNDLQTLAMEGSDDSDDEEHDVKVCDICGDAGREDLLAICCKCTDGAEHTYCMREMLEKVPEGDWLCEECKYEQDMETQKQNKTGKVNGINKTYPSGQQTAIINSDHPGKAEPKCSDFNGEAGTKEYSYLKSSGKRRMDNAEISSPPKRQALESLSGSPKSQSPNKVSSLSHESSFKNSEKGKVKVHPLSTGAILTNDTSASDPRLKTSQGTFSKSNSFNSFISNPKVKLVDEAFPSKRKLIRETISTTSKEGPIRAMGKSMSFKPTSSNRFSCAESVGKMSSPRFSHDQDMKAKKLTKEQSLFERKNSLRSESMAGSTISSKFDKKSTSHCDIMSNNRDYKAINPDGKPMTMSKSSEEVKKQVLHFDGDSPAKGVSNCEEKPNQANPKEDSSSGSCVTEKPPCVANQVLLDGLLQPKEYSEEKTRESSGSHSNQNITANEKTTCQKCKGSDHLAQFCKVDKPVIDAPVVKNSREATNSTDDLKAAIEAAMLRKPGICRKSRVPDQSENFSAVNVNNGTSSQDQLTSAHSKRNINCAMKVHERLAISRTSTVCYSNNAKQLGVLPAEGPRRTGDAGTIVVTNENSSILHAQQHFPVAMSILLKAVIPEHQYIWRGDFEVHKSGKTLDLCDGIQAHLSTCASPRVFDAAKKFPCKVLLNEVSRLSTWPMQFREFGVREDNIALFFFAKDLGSYEKSYKALLRNLMKHDLALQGSFGGIELLIFPSNQLPENFQRWNMMFFLWGMFRGKKASCSQRVPGVEKPLTQDILRAVAPSPENMCSAGPMENSVCSTPASDTEIPASKVSKSASSHKVVECIASDCKSEMECTSVQNAEGDSNPNTCDQMSVPSASQADRHNTLHDIASVGSSSKESSNNNDATPSGVSLDYRSNDESAPLVRDNMNEDPTKNVLGSSGVNHNKRSHSASSETDQAIPSSGHTNNFVEEVHRNKKWKPTSSGSYGGNDETSTLEGLGNAEKFLFPVDPQPIGSSIQWKVHDPLQDNQFHNKVPNLNLALGDETKPEIPPFLVGKEEKKTMEDYTSDSAAAKANVEDGSASLSLSLSFPFPDKVVQSSSVSKTELSPLFHFGGLGEKPDQ; this is encoded by the exons ATGGAGTCAAAAGTTGATGAATCATTAGAGGAAACACATGTTGCAAATGGTTCAAGTTTATCTGTGAATGATGTCTCTTTTGCTAGCAAAAGTAGGAAGAATCCAATCATGGAGAATACTGAAACAGCTAATTTAATCAGCATGAATTCAAGTTATGCTTCTCTATCTGAAAATTCGGATCATAAGCCGAGCACAAGGAGCCCTGATGTACCTGGTACATCAGATGTTTTTATGGTTCCAAAGATGGAAGGCCCCAAAGCTTCAGAAGACCCTGATGATAGTATGTCAGGCATTGTTACAGGTGGTGAAACCAGAAATGATCTTCAAACCCTTGCTATGGAAGGGAGTGATGACTCTGATGATGAAGAGCATGAT GTAAAAGTTTGTGATATTTGTGGGGATGCTGGTCGGGAGGATTTACTTGCCATATGTTGTAAGTGTACTGATGGAGCTGAACATAC TTATTGCATGCGAGAAATGCTTGAGAAAGTCCCAGAGGGTGATTGGCTTTGTGAAGAATGCAAGTATGAGCAGGACATGGAAActcaaaagcaaaataaaaCTGGCAAGGTTAATggaattaataaaacttatccTTCTGGACAACAAACAGCCATTATTAATTCTGATCACCCTGGTAAGGCAGAACCAAAGTGTTCTGATTTTAATGGAGAAGCAGGTACTAAAGAATATTCTTATCTGAAATCCTCTGGCAAGAGACGTATGGATAATGCTGAAATTTCTTCTCCACCAAAAAGACAAGCTCTCGAATCTCTTTCAGGGTCACCAAAGTCACAAAGCCCCAACAAGGTTTCTTCACTTTCTCATGAAAGCTCATTTAAGAACTCAGAGAAGGGGAAAGTGAAAGTACATCCATTGTCTACTGGTGCAATACTGACTAATGACACTTCAGCTTCAGACCCCCGGCTAAAAACTTCTCAAG GTACTTTTTCAAAGTCCAATTCATTCAACTCCTTTATTAGCAATCCAAAAGTCAAACTTGTGGATGAAGCTTTTCCTTCGAAGCGGAAATTGATTAGAGAAACTATTTCTACTACTTCAAAAGAGGGGCCCATCAGAGCAATGGGGAAATCGATGTCTTTTAAACCCACCAGCTCAAACCGTTTCAGTTGCGCTGAATCAGTAGGCAAGATGTCATCACCTAGGTTTTCTCATGATCAGGATATGAAAGCGAAAAAACTTACAAAAGAACAAAGTTTATTTGAAAGGAAGAATTCTCTAAGATCAGAAAGTATGGCTGGTTCTACCATTTCATccaaatttgataaaaaatcaACATCCCACTGTGACATCATGAGCAACAATAGAGACTATAAGGCTATCAACCCTGATGGCAAACCAATGACTATGTCAAAATCTTCAG AAGAAGTTAAGAAACAGGTGTTGCATTTTGATGGAGATTCACCTGCCAAGGGAGTTAGCAATTGTGAAGAAAAGCCTAATCAGGCTAATCCAAAGGAAGACTCCTCCTCAGGTTCGTGTGTTACTGAGAAACCGCCATGTGTTGCTAATCAAGTTCTACTAGATGGATTATTGCAGCCCAAGGAATACTCTGAGGAGAAAACAAGGGAGAGTTCTGGCAGTCACTCAAATCAGAACATAACTGCCAATGAAAAGACTACTTGCCAGAAATGTAAAGGAAGTGACCATTTGGCACAATTTTGCAAAGTTGATAAACCTGTGATAGATGCACCTGTTGTAAAAAATTCAAGAGAGGCCACAAATAGCACTGATGATTTGAAAGCTGCAATTGAGGCTGCAATGCTTAGGAAACCTGGAATTTGCCGGAAGAGTAGAGTTCCTGACCAATCTGAAAACTTTTCTGCAGTGAATGTGAACAATGGAACTAGTTCTCAGGATCAGTTAACCAGTGCACACAGCAAGAGAAATATTAACTGTGCTATGAAGGTGCATGAGAGGCTTGCAATATCACGGACCTCTACTGTCTGCTATTCTAATAATGCAAAGCAGTTGGGGGTGCTTCCTGCTGAAGGTCCAAGAAGAACAGGAGATGCAGGCACCATTGTTGTTACTAATGAAAATTCTTCCATACTTCATGCCCAACAACATTTTCCAGTTGCAATGTCAATACTTCTGAAAGCAGTCATTCCAGAGCATCAGTACATATGGCG AGGAGATTTTGAGGTTCACAAGAGTGGGAAGACGCTTGATCTATGTGATGGGATTCAAGCTCATTTGTCAACTTGTGCATCTCCTAGAGTTTTCGATGCAGCTAAAAAATTTCCTTGCAAGGTCTTGCTAAATGAAGTGTCTCGTTTGAGTACATGGCCAATGCAGTTCCGGGAGTTTGGCGTTAGAGAAGATAATATAGCCCTCTTCTTTTTTGCAAAGGACCTAGGGAG CTATGAGAAGAGCTACAAAGCACTGCTCAGGAATTTGATGAAGCATGACCTAGCTCTTCAAGGGAGCTTTGGAGGCATTGAGCTGTTGATATTCCCATCTAACCAGCTTCCTGAAAATTTCCAAC GGTGGAATATGATGTTTTTCTTATGGGGTATGTTCAGAGGGAAGAAGGCAAGTTGTTCACAACGTGTTCCTGGTGTTGAGAAGCCACTGACTCAAGACATTCTCAGGGCAGTTGCACCTTCACCTGAAAACATGTGTTCCGCAGGGCCTATGGAGAATTCTGTATGCAGTACTCCTGCTTCAGATACTGAAATCCCTGCTTCAAAAGTATCGAAATCTGCATCTTCACATAAAGTG GTTGAATGCATTGCTTCTGACTGCAAATCAGAGATGGAATGCACTTCTGTTCAAAATGCTGAAGGAGATAGTAATCCTAATACTTGTGACCAGATGTCAGTTCCTTCAGCTTCTCAAGCTGATAGACATAATACACTGCACGACATAGCTTCTGTAGGAAGTTCATCAAAGGAATCTAGTAATAACAATGATGCGACTCCTAGTGGTGTATCTTTGGACTATAGATCTAACGATGAAAGCGCCCCTTTGGTGAGAGACAACATGAATGAGGACCCTACCAAGAATGTGCTCGGTAGCTCTGGTGTAAACCACAATAAACGATCACATTCCGCATCCTCTGAAACAGATCAAGCAATCCCAAGTTCTGGTCATACTAACAATTTTGTTGAGGAAGTACATCGCAACAAAAAATGGAAGCCCACTTCTAGTGGATCTTATGGAGGCAATGACGAAACTAGTACCTTGGAAGGCTTGGGGAATGCTGAGAAGTTTCTCTTCCCGGTTGATCCACAACCTATTGGTAGCTCCATACAATGGAAAGTGCACGATCCTTTGCAGGATAATCAATTCCATAACAAGGTCCCAAACCTCAACCTTGCTTTAGGGGATGAAACAAAACCAGAGATCCCGCCCTTCTTAGTTgggaaagaagagaaaaaaacaaTGGAGGACTATACTTCTGACAGTGCAGCAGCTAAAGCCAATGTGGAGGATGGTTCTGCTTCTCTTTCCCTCTCGCTTTCGTTTCCTTTTCCAGATAAAGTGGTGCAGAGTAGTTCTGTTTCAAAGACCGAGCTGTCACCTCTATTCCATTTTGGAGGCCTCGGGGAGAAGCCGGACCAATAA